Part of the Podospora pseudopauciseta strain CBS 411.78 chromosome 7 map unlocalized CBS411.78m_7.2, whole genome shotgun sequence genome, GGCTCACACTTCACCTGCCATGTAGCCCCGTATGCCACAAATCGCCAGAATAGTCGCAGCAAGAATCAGGGGCACGTAAAGTGGTGTGGCGTCTGTTTGGAACACCATGACGGACGAGTTCCTGAGTGTAGTCACTGTCTTCAGAAGCGGTAGGCCGAGGCTGCGCGGTTGCAAAGAGATGCGGAAAAGGCGGAAAAGgcggaaaagaagaaaaacaagaCACCAAACAAACCGAAGAAACCGAAgccagaggaggaaaagaagacatAAACCCTGAGATGGAAGAAGCAAGATGCATAAAAGGGTATCGCCTCTGGCGAAGGGCGCGGTGAAACGGTCGATCTGACAAGCCGCCTCAGCGGGGGTGTCACTTGGCTCGCTTGGTGATTCAATCCACCAGGAAACCAAGGTTGACTTGCTGGTGTGTCAAATCACAGCTGTGGACAATATGATTACGACGATGTACTGGAAGCAACTGGATATATACCTGCGGTATCTACTTTAAACGAAATGTCGGCGTTGGTGCTACGAAGAACAACTATGTTTGTTGTACCAGGTACCTACCCCTGAAATTTGCACACCTTTAGGATCTGGTTTGGGAGATGGAGACTTCACTTGGCAAGGATCCTCGCTGCTGGCGAGTATCGCGGTTCAGAGAGTGACAACAAATGAGCATTAAACAACAAGTCTATCGAACCATTTCATAATAGGAACAATCCTTCGCTTATATatctccccaccatcaaaaGTCCCTTCATTCATTAACCCATTACTTCATAACAGAACCCCCCTAAAACCCCTCCAACATGTCAGGCACTCAAGCCAAAGTCTGGGGAGCATAGCTCTTATCAGGCACAACAGCCTTCCCGTTGACCAACTCCCAGTCAGCATAAGCAGGCCAGACAATCTGCTTCTTGCTCCAGTCGACCAGAGACCAGGTGGTGAAGCCGTTGCCCTCGCCAAACTGGCCGCTCCAGGACGAGCTGAGGGTGTAAGGGCCGCAGGTGACGCCGTTGGTCGGGGCGCGGCTGGCGGGGGCGCCGGTGACGGTGTAGGAGCAGTTAGTCACGGCGGCACCGGTCTGGGTGTCGACGCCAAAGGTGACCTTGCACGAGGTGTCGGCCTTGTTGCAGGTGCGGGTGAAGGACTTGACGACCCATTGGGGGGTGGCGGCCATGGCGGAGACGGCGTCGCGGGCCTCGAGAGCGGGAGCGGCAAGGGCGGTGCcggcgaggccgaggaggacggtGGTGAGCTGCATTTTGAAatttggttgttttgtttgagtGTGGTAGAGTAGACTCGAGCGTGACTGTGACTGCAAGACTggatgctggtgatggtgatgaggaagtAAACTGGACCAAAACTGAAGACATTCAACTCCTTTTATACCTATTTACTCGCATACAATTCAACATGTTGACCTCTCCTGACATAAACATGATCTGACATAAGACCCTTCCAGGATTCCCCGGATGGCCACTGCCGAATACATGCTATGCGAAGCATCTCCAAGCCGCAACACGAGAATCATAGTTCCATTGGGCTTGGTCCGCAGCTCATCCGGCATAGTTGGAGCCACGGTGAGGAGTTATAGTGGGTAAGCAGATGCTGCGACGTTACTTCGGGTCCTTCGTATTCCCCCAACTCAGTCGCTCACCTGACCGCTCGGTGAATTCGTatccttcttttcttgtgcCACCTCATCTCTGGGTCCTCTATGATTTGGTGGCTATTTACAGCCCTGAACTAACTGCATGAATCCTTCGCTGTTGTCAAAGTGTTACGAGAAAAAGCCTCTGCTATTGACGTGATTGTTTTGTTTCCGGTGCTGCTgcagaaaaacaaaaagtcCGAGCGTTATTCCCGGGTAGGCCGGGCTGAGGACGTAAAAGGTGGATGACAGGTGAAGATCAGTTCAAGAACGAGCATCGGCTATGCCAGGATGGGCCGAGGAGGCATCTACTGACGATTCGAACTATGTAATGGCTCCACATTGTCGAACTGCCGGGAGCTGAATATCAAGCTTGGCCTTGAACTTCAATCCTTTTTAACTTTTGAATATTACTGACTATCTGACAGTCCTTTTATCATATTTGTTCATTGAATACATTATTATACAAGTTTGCGTTCCTGTTGCTTCATGACTCGTCAAGGCTGCTCAAAGTGTTCCCCCATCGCAGCCATTACCCCAGGCGGGCCAGCTCCTCGCTTGGCCCTATTACTCTCCTCCAAATAATCCGTCAACGCTTTCCAAGATACAATGTTATTAGGCTTGTGTTCCATCATTCAGATGCCAAGCGTGCGAGacaaaaacacacaaaacaaaagccaGTGCTCAACCATCAGGGCTTACTGCTTGGTTGTCCCAGCGAACTCTTGCCCGTCTCAGTCTGCCCAGTATACGCCGTGTTGTTGAAGTGCATATCGGTTCCGCCAACCATGCTTGGCTGATGGGCTTGGGCGGGGTATGTGGTGTTGAGAGCATGGTGCTTCTTCTCGGGAGCCGCTATACGAAGGGTCCAGGTCAGTCACTGGAGAACCACGAACAAAGAAACAAGGAATGACATACGCTCTTCGTTGATCATCGTCGCCTGCTCGAATCCCTTGCGCATTGTGTCCTTGAATTTGTCCATTGTGATGAAGGTTTTCCGTTGTGTGTCGTTGTTATGTTTTTTGTAAAGATGAACTTTAGTTTTGCCGAGGACAAGTCGATAACCTATACACCAGACCTACTCTGGATTTTAAGTTCTGTCGTTCAGCTGGACTGATGCAATCATCGTCATGTCATCGTCTCGACTTCACGAAGGTGCCAAGATCCAAACGCTTGGCTGATATCATCAAAACCCAACGATCAGATGAAGTGGGGCATTCTGACGGCAGATCTCAGGGGCAGTGCACCCCTAGAGAAACCTCACGAACCCCAACGAGCGATGAGTTCATCCTTCTTTGCGCTTCTGGCCCTGAGTTTGGCCATGCTGTTGTCGAGCCCTTCCTTCTCTTGGCGAATCTTTTCCAGTTCCTGAGAGAGCACATCGATCGAGCTCTCGATCTCGGGGTCCACCAGTCGAACATGTCCAAAGGGGCTCTCCGCCAGGATCGAGTCACGAATGAGTTGGATGGCAACCTTTCCATCAGCAATCTGTCTGGTGGCCGTGTAATCGAACGATTCTTGTACGTTCTTGGCAATATCCTCAGTCTTGCTGCGCCTTTCGGCGAGAATACTGGCCAACTCCCTTGCCCGAGCTGGGAAGTCAGGTgtcccctcttcctcgtggGGTAAACTGATAGCAAGCGATCGCAATATCTCGTCCAGTGGCGACTCTTCCATAGCACCGCCCATCCCAGAAGAGCGTCGCGCATGTCTGGGCCGAGGACGAACGGGAGAATCCATCACACCGCGTTGACTAACGGTCGGACGGCGTGAACGCGGTGTTGCGAGTGCGACCTTGGTGGCAACCTCTGACTGGGCTATCTCGAGGAGAGAATCGGCCGCGAGTTGGTAAGCCTTGAACGCCTCTAGGCGTGCGCTTAAATCTTGCACATGATCGAGGAGGTAGTCGAGACAGTCGTGAACCTAACCCGCGGTTAGCCCGAGAACCCCTACTGCTGTGTCCAAGCCACCCACATATCCAGTTGCCTGTTTCGACTTTGCTTGCTCCTGGCCATTCTTggcctccaccttcttcagcGCCGGCTCGAGAAACTGCTGCTCGACAGACATCTGTGCAACAGGCAGGATCTCGGAGTAGAGGGATtcgacctcctcctgcaGGGAAGAGACTTCTCCAGGTGAGACTCGGCTGCTGGACCCTGAATTCTTCTCCAAGGTCTCAAGATAGATACGATCGAGTCTCGTCCGGACGCCCTCCACAGTACACTTGATCAGCCTGCCCTCGCGTGAGTCCCTGAATCGAGAAGGAAAACAATGGGGGATAAGGGTCCGCACCTCGCACATGTTTCACGCAGCATGACGACATGATTTTGCTCTTCAGGGTCTTTTGTATCCAGTTCCCATCCCAGTTTCTGGAGGCTTGCCAGGAGCTTATCGTCTGAGCGGAACAGGGTGTCGACGGTTTGCTGGATGGCCGGGCCGGCCCCTGTGGTTTGCTGTTCCAACTCGAGAAGTTGAGAATCCAGGGACTGAGACAGCTCTTCAACCTGAACACCTTGTTATTACCAAGCTCGCAAGGGTCGAGATAGGAGGGGACGTGTGTTTCTGAACGCACAGCCAGAGTAAGATCCCTACGTTGGGACTCATATTTTCGGTCTTGCTCCGACTCAAACACCCGTCTTTCCTGGCGAGTCTGGCGATCCGCAGCCACGAGGCGGTCAAGGGCCTCACGCTGCTGCTTCAGGGTCTCGGTCtgcttggtgatggcttgGGTAGACCTGTCCAGCTGTTCGATGGCGTCTCTGACATTCTCATCCGTGAGTCCCTGAACAGCAGCCAGATCCGAGGATGATGCCAGCTTGTCGACAATGCCGGCCTTCTCCAGTGCAGCATATCTCGTAAAGGGTTAGTATGAGAGGGAATATacaggacgacgacgatgacctACTGGGCAAATTCGTCCGGGGTGAGGAGAGTGTCCGGGGTGAGATGGGATGTTGCCCACTGCACAAACTGGTTGCCCGTGGATGAGCCGTTGAAGGCGGCCCTCACCGCCGCTGCATCGAATGACGCGTCGTACGCCCTCAGCAATTTGACGAGAAATTCAGGGTCCATCGGGACAGGGATAGGTTTGCGGGCAGAGAgacacagcagcagctcaaAGCAAAATCCTGCATCCACGAGTCGAGTCGTGGTGATATGTGGCGTTTTGGTGTTTCTGTTGACTTTACAGCGCATCCCCTTCTGTTGTTTTTGGGCCCTCACACCCCTAACCCCGCTCCAATGTGGCCTGTGCACCACTGCCCTGAACACGCCAAGGTTCGGGGAAGGCTTCCGctccaacatctcctcctcatggCCGGTCATGGGTGTTCCCCAGATTTCAGATCTTATCTCAACGACAACTCAACTCATGCCTTATGCCTCCTGCCTCCCTTTTCATCTCTTACGCCCGTAGCCTTCTGGATGGCATTTCTATCTCCAACAGCATAAagcacacacaacacacaccatGAAATATCTGACTGCGGTGTGCCGAAATTGACCAGCGAGCGCGCGACGGCCAGCCACTTTCTTGCCCAACATGACTGAACGAGTCCCTGCATATCTCTCCCTCGGTGACCCATGCGGAGAATATGGATGATACCTGTCCAGACCGTGCTTGACGCCGCCCACCTTCTCTCAACCGCCCGGTCTACCCTCGATCCCCCCGATCGCCTTCCAAGGTTCCCAGCCGCCGGTGACACACGCTCTCTGCCAACATTTCCATGGCTGGcggcccctccccccaaaccgGGGCCTGGAATGGCCCTGTCAACCGGCCTTCTCGAAGAATCGCAGAGGACCTTCTCCAGTTTGGCAAATCTAACCGAGAAAGCGGAATCCCGGTCGACCGGCCTTTGCCAGTCCGATTTTCTCTCGTTCCCTGATCGCAAAGGGCGATCTAAGGGAAGAGGATGTTTCCTTCCATCGAAAGTCAATGATCCGGCCTTCGAGAATCGTCACTGCCCTGATACGGGCTCGTGTCCACACCCGAAACTGGGACGGGGGAAACAAAAAGCAGCGGGTGCGCCTGCCCATTCTCGACCGCGGGCATCATTCGGAGCTTTCGTCGTGAGGCTTATTCGGAAGACGTAGACTCGGACCCGACCTGTCCAGCGGGCTAATCACGGCGGTTTTTGCACCAGAACTGGTCGCAGCAGCGTGATGCACAGCGTGTTGATTGGGCTAGTTCATGCGTGCTCGACAGGAGCGTCAGCCTTGTGGTGATGCCAACACAGCGAGTCCCAGGCTctctctttccccttcttGTCGCGATCCAGTCGTACAGCATGGCGCGACTGCAGTGGTTGCAACGAAAATGGACACGCTTGACGCTCAAAGGCCGACCGACAGCAGCATGCGCCCAGGATGTCGCCGATCGTGGGGAACAGCCATCTCGCAGCCCGAACTAAGCTGCCGTTGGAGGATGAAAATAGGAAGCAGGAAGACGCTCAGCTATTCAGGGCCTCGACCACGGTTTTCGAAGACGATCGTCTGAATTAGCTTCTCCGCGCAGCACAAGCACAAGCCGTTGTGGACAGGAGACGTACGACGGCTGGACCACCTTCTCCGATGTCCCTCGCCATTACATCCACCTTCCCCACGAGCCAACCCAATCGCACCAGCACCAGTACACGACACAGACCACGGAGACCACCCAGCGTACCAAGCACACCACACCAACCACCCGGGCACCGCACGCTCCCCTCTACTTTTACGATGCGCATGCGTTGTACCTGCTGTGCTCTCAGTGAAAACATCGCTGATTATCGCGCTTGGGCCAGGGGGCGGCTCGAGCCGCAGGAAACCGTTGTTTCGGGGCGGAAAGGTGCAGATTTACCGCCACATCCCCGAGCTCATACTACTTCATGACTGGACTGCTCTTGATGCTTTCGTTTGAGGCCCGAAAAAAGATACGACGTCTTGGCTTCTCGGTTTGTCATGGTGTCCCGATTGGGCTTCAGTGGACGCTTGTTGACAGCCCCCTGGTTCGCACCCTCTACGCCGCAGCCACCACGGAAGCATCCGGACGCTGGCGCTTGTCAGATCTGACATGCTCCTGTCTCTAGCCTAACGCAGCCCTGAGGATGATAGCTTGATTGCTTGCTGTCGTTTGGATGACTGGCAGCCACACCGGCATCTTTGTTTGCGGGGCGTTGCAGTGGCTTGATATCCATGTATCGGGTAGCCTATGCGGCTTCGGCCCCCCTTCCCGGGCTCTGTGAGAGGGGCCTCCTGTCCGTCATTTTCATGACATGACAGTCAAGACAAGACCCCTCGCTTGGATGCGTGTTTGGGCGGTACGTGGCTGCGAGCAGGGGTGCGTGGGTTGCTGGACTGAGCCtcgggtgtgtgtgtgtgtgtgtgtgtgtgcctgTGTGTGAGAGAGTAACAGTTCTGTAGGCACTAACTCGTTATGTGCCTGCTCCCAGTTGAGTTATGCCAGGGTCCTTACGCACCCCGGCCGTGTAAAACGAGAACGTCACCCCTCGAGCCAACCGTTCGGTGCTGGGATGGCGATATTGCAATAGGGCCTGGTTCCCGGCGGCACAGAAATCCTGCCGTTCCGGTTGCTTGGAGACTCAAAGCACAAACACTCGATCTCCCAAGATGTTCCCGGCTTCCCAGATACCCTTTGTGTGCCACTTCTGTTTGATGACCCAAGCATGCAGGTCATCGCGGGCCGTACAGGTAGAGGGAAGAAAGGGACTCCAGGAGATGGGTAGCCTACACCGACAAGTTGACGTGTCGTCCTATTACATCACCTACCACCAACCGACATGCTGTGAAGCCCAGCCGGCAAACACACCAcggcaccaccacggccaccacGGCCTGGGCGTCGTGTCTATTTTCTCGATCTCTGGGTTGGATGTGGATGGACTGGGGAGAAAGTTCCGGTGGCACTGGGCCACAAGCCTGCTCGAGTATCGAATCACAGTCGAAGCATACCGAAATACTCCTGATCAGCAAGAGCACAGCGTTTGGTTGCGGGgcagcaccctccccctctctttTTGTCTCCTTTTTGTGCCCAGTCCTCGGTGGCTCTCGGGTGCGGGCGGAAGCAAAGGAAAGGGTGACCTTCACCTCCGGCCGAGCGAAAGCTTGGGAGTAGACTTTTGTTTCCCAACCGACCCCTTGACCGCTTCGCTTCCCACAGCGCCAGACTGGGCACAAGGAACAAGGTCAAACTCCACTCCATGCCATGACTGATACTGATTCGCATTTCCACATGGGCGCCGGGGAATACAAACGCGAGGCTGGCTGCAGTGTGTGTCCCAGACACCACGAGGTTCTGACAAAAAGAAGACTTGCCAATGCAGTCCCCTTTAAGTGCGACTATCGCCATCCTCTTTTCTCGTCTGCTGCTCCCGTCTCTACCGTCTTCTCGGATATCCTTCACGGCCGGTCTTGTCTCACTGCTTTGACATATGTACGGCTTTGTGTGAGAAGCAAACACTACTGTCACTACTGTTGTCCTATCCTCTGATCCCGAAGAAAGTCGTTTCGGCCTTCTCTTGGTTTCTTCT contains:
- a CDS encoding uncharacterized protein (EggNog:ENOG503P3XQ) yields the protein MLERKPSPNLGVFRAVVHRPHWSGVRGVRAQKQQKGMRCKVNRNTKTPHITTTRLVDAGFCFELLLCLSARKPIPVPMDPEFLVKLLRAYDASFDAAAVRAAFNGSSTGNQFVQWATSHLTPDTLLTPDEFAQYAALEKAGIVDKLASSSDLAAVQGLTDENVRDAIEQLDRSTQAITKQTETLKQQREALDRLVAADRQTRQERRVFESEQDRKYESQRRDLTLAVEELSQSLDSQLLELEQQTTGAGPAIQQTVDTLFRSDDKLLASLQKLGWELDTKDPEEQNHVVMLRETCARDSREGRLIKCTVEGVRTRLDRIYLETLEKNSGSSSRVSPGEVSSLQEEVESLYSEILPVAQMSVEQQFLEPALKKVEAKNGQEQAKSKQATGYVHDCLDYLLDHVQDLSARLEAFKAYQLAADSLLEIAQSEVATKVALATPRSRRPTVSQRGVMDSPVRPRPRHARRSSGMGGAMEESPLDEILRSLAISLPHEEEGTPDFPARARELASILAERRSKTEDIAKNVQESFDYTATRQIADGKVAIQLIRDSILAESPFGHVRLVDPEIESSIDVLSQELEKIRQEKEGLDNSMAKLRARSAKKDELIARWGS
- a CDS encoding uncharacterized protein (EggNog:ENOG503P63W), whose product is MQLTTVLLGLAGTALAAPALEARDAVSAMAATPQWVVKSFTRTCNKADTSCKVTFGVDTQTGAAVTNCSYTVTGAPASRAPTNGVTCGPYTLSSSWSGQFGEGNGFTTWSLVDWSKKQIVWPAYADWELVNGKAVVPDKSYAPQTLA
- a CDS encoding uncharacterized protein (EggNog:ENOG503P3XQ); the protein is MDKFKDTMRKGFEQATMINEEPAPEKKHHALNTTYPAQAHQPSMVGGTDMHFNNTAYTGQTETGKSSLGQPSSKP